The Tatumella ptyseos genome segment CATAGGTTAGTTGTTTCACTTGTTCACGAGTTAGAAACTGCGACTCATCAATTAAGATACAATGAAGCTCTTGTGTTTCATTAGCCTGTTTAATCTCATGAAAGAGATCAGTACCTGGACTAAAAAGTGCGGCACTACTGGATAAGCCTATTCTCGACGCAACACGTCCCTTACCATATCGATCGTCAATCTCTGCAGTAAAAATTAAAGTGCGCATTCCCCTTTCCTGATAATTGTAAGAGGACTGTAATAGAGACGTAGATTTTCCTGCATTCATCGCAGAATAGTAAAAATAGAGCTGTGCCACGGAAGGATTCTCATTAAAAATGTAAAGCCCGATCATACCATAGCCCCTTTTGCATCAGGGGATTAAATCTCGGCGGATAATAAATGCTTTCGCTACGGGAACAAGTTGCAATAAGATAACCCTAGGTAATATCATAAAAATTACTAATGGAATTTTCCGACGAGGATCACTAATGAGTGGCCAACTTCTTTCCTTAAACAACTACCGTTTGTTACGTGCTGAAGCCCGTAATTTCTCTTTAGAAACTCTCTGCGACATAGTGGATAAATTTACGGCTATCGTCGAAGAACGTCGTGAAGAGCAAGCAAGTGAAGGCGCTAAAGCCGTCGAACATGCTAAAAGAGTCGATAAAATCCGCGAGATGATGCTGTCCGAGGGTATTGATATCAGTGAATTAATGCAACAAGATAAAAGTGTAGTAGCCGTTAAGAAAACGCGTGAAAAACGCCCGGCAAAATATGAATACACTGATTCATCGGGAATCCATCAAACCTGGACGGGTCAAGGGCGTACCCCTTCAATTATCCAGAAAGCCCTCGATAATGGCGATTCTCTAGAAAAATTCCTAATTAAAAGTTAAAAAAAACCGCCAATTCATGGCGGTTTTTTTATAAGCTATGCATTCAAAAAACTATTTAACGTTCTCTGATAACCAAGCTTTAAAGTCTTCACCCAACACTGGGTGACGAACACCGTATTCGACGAAAGCTTGCATGTAACCTAGCTTGTTACCACAGTCGTGGCTCACACCTTTAAGGTGGTAAGCTTCGACAGTCTCTTTCTCCATCATCATTGCAATAGAGTCAGTAAGTTGGATTTCTCCACCCGCGCCCGCAGGGGTTTTCGCCAACAATGGCCAAATGTCTGCAGAGAGTACGTAACGACCT includes the following:
- a CDS encoding H-NS family histone-like protein, giving the protein MSGQLLSLNNYRLLRAEARNFSLETLCDIVDKFTAIVEERREEQASEGAKAVEHAKRVDKIREMMLSEGIDISELMQQDKSVVAVKKTREKRPAKYEYTDSSGIHQTWTGQGRTPSIIQKALDNGDSLEKFLIKS